A stretch of Gossypium hirsutum isolate 1008001.06 chromosome A06, Gossypium_hirsutum_v2.1, whole genome shotgun sequence DNA encodes these proteins:
- the LOC107962238 gene encoding 2-oxoglutarate and iron-dependent oxygenase domain-containing protein ICU11 isoform X4 has protein sequence MSFDVSRKEAQQPAPPSTGHNGNAVAVLPSMSTVTANRLRLNPNTEHKPENYEGLQLEFSPLLFSSLERYLPPPMLSLPRDSKLHYMRDIILRYSPDGERIRVQRHREYRQKIISHYQPLHRELYTMHASNFFAPSFLKAINENKEEGFRSIMAEPTLGVFTFEMFQPRFCELLLSEVENFEKWVHETKFRIMRPNTMNKFGAVLDDFGLETMLGKLMEDFIRPISKGFHVDDSEVTLNVCLGKQFSGGDLFFRGVRCDKHVNTETQSDEILDYSHVPGRAVLHRGRHRHGARATTSGQRFNLLLWCRSSVFRELRKYQKDFSIWCGECQREKKERQRVSISATKQELLKREGKPGT, from the exons ATGTCTTTCGATGTCAGTAGAAAAGAGGCCCAGCAGCCTGCGCCACCGAGCACTGGTCACAATGGCAACGCCGTGGCGGTATTGCCTAGCATGTCGACGGTTACGGCGAACCGGTTACGGCTGAATCCTAACACGGAGCACAAGCCGGAGAACTACGAGGGTTTGCAGTTGGAGTTCAGTCCGCTTCTGTTCAGCTCCCTGGAACGTTACTTGCCTCCTCCCATGCTCTCACTCCCTCGCGATTCCAAGCTCCATTACATGCGCGATATTATCCTTCGTTACTCTCCTGATGGCGAACGTATTCGC GTTCAAAGGCATCGAGAATACAGGCAGAAGATTATATCGCACTATCAG CCTCTGCATAGAGAATTGTATACCATGCATGCCTCAAACTTCTTTGCCCCTTCATTTCTCAAAGCAATTAATGAGAATAAAGAGGAAGGTTTTAGAAGTATAATGGCTGAACCTACACTAGGggtttttacttttgaaatgttTCAGCCTCGTTTCTGTGAATTGTTGTTATCTGAG GTAGAAAACTTTGAAAAGTGGGTCCATGAGACAAAATTCAGAATCATGCGACCAAACACGATGAACAAATTTGGTGCTGTTTTAGATGACTTTGGCCTGGAGACCATGCTTGGCAAGTTGATGGAGGACTTTATCCGGCCTATATCCAAAG GTTTCCACGTGGACGATTCAGAAGTCACCTTAAATGTTTGCTTGGGTAAACAATTTTCTGGAGGGGACTTGTTTTTTCGAGGTGTTAGGTGTGATAAGCATGTCAATACAGAAACCCAGTCAGAT GAAATTTTGGATTATTCACATGTTCCGGGACGTGCTGTTCTTCATCGTGGGCGCCATAGGCATGGTGCAAGAGCCACAACATCTGGTCAACGATTCAACTTACTTTTGTGGTGTAGAAG TTCGGTCTTTCGTGAGCTAAGGAAATATCAGAAAGATTTCTCAATCTGGTGTGGAGAGTGCCAACGTGAGAAAAAAGAACGTCAGCGTGTCTCGATATCTGCTACCAAACAG GAACTGCTGAAGAGAGAAGGGAAACCTGGCACATAA
- the LOC107962238 gene encoding 2-oxoglutarate and iron-dependent oxygenase domain-containing protein CP2 isoform X3, with product MSFDVSRKEAQQPAPPSTGHNGNAVAVLPSMSTVTANRLRLNPNTEHKPENYEGLQLEFSPLLFSSLERYLPPPMLSLPRDSKLHYMRDIILRYSPDGERIRVQRHREYRQKIISHYQPLHRELYTMHASNFFAPSFLKAINENKEEGFRSIMAEPTLGVFTFEMFQPRFCELLLSEVENFEKWVHETKFRIMRPNTMNKFGAVLDDFGLETMLGKLMEDFIRPISKVFFSDVGGSTLDSHHGFVVEYGIDRDVELGFHVDDSEVTLNVCLGKQFSGGDLFFRGVRCDKHVNTETQSDEILDYSHVPGRAVLHRGRHRHGARATTSGQRFNLLLWCRSGYLHPWRMVQHDTQITVAHISLICIFGLS from the exons ATGTCTTTCGATGTCAGTAGAAAAGAGGCCCAGCAGCCTGCGCCACCGAGCACTGGTCACAATGGCAACGCCGTGGCGGTATTGCCTAGCATGTCGACGGTTACGGCGAACCGGTTACGGCTGAATCCTAACACGGAGCACAAGCCGGAGAACTACGAGGGTTTGCAGTTGGAGTTCAGTCCGCTTCTGTTCAGCTCCCTGGAACGTTACTTGCCTCCTCCCATGCTCTCACTCCCTCGCGATTCCAAGCTCCATTACATGCGCGATATTATCCTTCGTTACTCTCCTGATGGCGAACGTATTCGC GTTCAAAGGCATCGAGAATACAGGCAGAAGATTATATCGCACTATCAG CCTCTGCATAGAGAATTGTATACCATGCATGCCTCAAACTTCTTTGCCCCTTCATTTCTCAAAGCAATTAATGAGAATAAAGAGGAAGGTTTTAGAAGTATAATGGCTGAACCTACACTAGGggtttttacttttgaaatgttTCAGCCTCGTTTCTGTGAATTGTTGTTATCTGAG GTAGAAAACTTTGAAAAGTGGGTCCATGAGACAAAATTCAGAATCATGCGACCAAACACGATGAACAAATTTGGTGCTGTTTTAGATGACTTTGGCCTGGAGACCATGCTTGGCAAGTTGATGGAGGACTTTATCCGGCCTATATCCAAAG TTTTCTTTTCTGATGTGGGTGGATCTACATTGGATTCTCATCATGGTTTTGTTGTTGAATATGGAATTGACAGGGACGTTGAGCTTG GTTTCCACGTGGACGATTCAGAAGTCACCTTAAATGTTTGCTTGGGTAAACAATTTTCTGGAGGGGACTTGTTTTTTCGAGGTGTTAGGTGTGATAAGCATGTCAATACAGAAACCCAGTCAGAT GAAATTTTGGATTATTCACATGTTCCGGGACGTGCTGTTCTTCATCGTGGGCGCCATAGGCATGGTGCAAGAGCCACAACATCTGGTCAACGATTCAACTTACTTTTGTGGTGTAGAAG CGGTTATTTGCATCCTTGGAGAATGGTGCAACATGATACTCAGATCACGGTGGCGCACATTTCCTTAATTTGCATT TTCGGTCTTTCGTGA
- the LOC107962238 gene encoding 2-oxoglutarate and iron-dependent oxygenase domain-containing protein CP2 isoform X2, translating to MSFDVSRKEAQQPAPPSTGHNGNAVAVLPSMSTVTANRLRLNPNTEHKPENYEGLQLEFSPLLFSSLERYLPPPMLSLPRDSKLHYMRDIILRYSPDGERIRVQRHREYRQKIISHYQPLHRELYTMHASNFFAPSFLKAINENKEEGFRSIMAEPTLGVFTFEMFQPRFCELLLSEVENFEKWVHETKFRIMRPNTMNKFGAVLDDFGLETMLGKLMEDFIRPISKVFFSDVGGSTLDSHHGFVVEYGIDRDVELGFHVDDSEVTLNVCLGKQFSGGDLFFRGVRCDKHVNTETQSDEILDYSHVPGRAVLHRGRHRHGARATTSGQRFNLLLWCRSGYLHPWRMVQHDTQITVAHISLICIVSFRTGSFLCFQIV from the exons ATGTCTTTCGATGTCAGTAGAAAAGAGGCCCAGCAGCCTGCGCCACCGAGCACTGGTCACAATGGCAACGCCGTGGCGGTATTGCCTAGCATGTCGACGGTTACGGCGAACCGGTTACGGCTGAATCCTAACACGGAGCACAAGCCGGAGAACTACGAGGGTTTGCAGTTGGAGTTCAGTCCGCTTCTGTTCAGCTCCCTGGAACGTTACTTGCCTCCTCCCATGCTCTCACTCCCTCGCGATTCCAAGCTCCATTACATGCGCGATATTATCCTTCGTTACTCTCCTGATGGCGAACGTATTCGC GTTCAAAGGCATCGAGAATACAGGCAGAAGATTATATCGCACTATCAG CCTCTGCATAGAGAATTGTATACCATGCATGCCTCAAACTTCTTTGCCCCTTCATTTCTCAAAGCAATTAATGAGAATAAAGAGGAAGGTTTTAGAAGTATAATGGCTGAACCTACACTAGGggtttttacttttgaaatgttTCAGCCTCGTTTCTGTGAATTGTTGTTATCTGAG GTAGAAAACTTTGAAAAGTGGGTCCATGAGACAAAATTCAGAATCATGCGACCAAACACGATGAACAAATTTGGTGCTGTTTTAGATGACTTTGGCCTGGAGACCATGCTTGGCAAGTTGATGGAGGACTTTATCCGGCCTATATCCAAAG TTTTCTTTTCTGATGTGGGTGGATCTACATTGGATTCTCATCATGGTTTTGTTGTTGAATATGGAATTGACAGGGACGTTGAGCTTG GTTTCCACGTGGACGATTCAGAAGTCACCTTAAATGTTTGCTTGGGTAAACAATTTTCTGGAGGGGACTTGTTTTTTCGAGGTGTTAGGTGTGATAAGCATGTCAATACAGAAACCCAGTCAGAT GAAATTTTGGATTATTCACATGTTCCGGGACGTGCTGTTCTTCATCGTGGGCGCCATAGGCATGGTGCAAGAGCCACAACATCTGGTCAACGATTCAACTTACTTTTGTGGTGTAGAAG CGGTTATTTGCATCCTTGGAGAATGGTGCAACATGATACTCAGATCACGGTGGCGCACATTTCCTTAATTTGCATTGTAAGTTTTAGAACTGGTTCTTTTTTATGTTTCCAAATTGTTTAA
- the LOC107962238 gene encoding 2-oxoglutarate and iron-dependent oxygenase domain-containing protein CP2 isoform X1, whose translation MSFDVSRKEAQQPAPPSTGHNGNAVAVLPSMSTVTANRLRLNPNTEHKPENYEGLQLEFSPLLFSSLERYLPPPMLSLPRDSKLHYMRDIILRYSPDGERIRVQRHREYRQKIISHYQPLHRELYTMHASNFFAPSFLKAINENKEEGFRSIMAEPTLGVFTFEMFQPRFCELLLSEVENFEKWVHETKFRIMRPNTMNKFGAVLDDFGLETMLGKLMEDFIRPISKVFFSDVGGSTLDSHHGFVVEYGIDRDVELGFHVDDSEVTLNVCLGKQFSGGDLFFRGVRCDKHVNTETQSDEILDYSHVPGRAVLHRGRHRHGARATTSGQRFNLLLWCRSSVFRELRKYQKDFSIWCGECQREKKERQRVSISATKQELLKREGKPGT comes from the exons ATGTCTTTCGATGTCAGTAGAAAAGAGGCCCAGCAGCCTGCGCCACCGAGCACTGGTCACAATGGCAACGCCGTGGCGGTATTGCCTAGCATGTCGACGGTTACGGCGAACCGGTTACGGCTGAATCCTAACACGGAGCACAAGCCGGAGAACTACGAGGGTTTGCAGTTGGAGTTCAGTCCGCTTCTGTTCAGCTCCCTGGAACGTTACTTGCCTCCTCCCATGCTCTCACTCCCTCGCGATTCCAAGCTCCATTACATGCGCGATATTATCCTTCGTTACTCTCCTGATGGCGAACGTATTCGC GTTCAAAGGCATCGAGAATACAGGCAGAAGATTATATCGCACTATCAG CCTCTGCATAGAGAATTGTATACCATGCATGCCTCAAACTTCTTTGCCCCTTCATTTCTCAAAGCAATTAATGAGAATAAAGAGGAAGGTTTTAGAAGTATAATGGCTGAACCTACACTAGGggtttttacttttgaaatgttTCAGCCTCGTTTCTGTGAATTGTTGTTATCTGAG GTAGAAAACTTTGAAAAGTGGGTCCATGAGACAAAATTCAGAATCATGCGACCAAACACGATGAACAAATTTGGTGCTGTTTTAGATGACTTTGGCCTGGAGACCATGCTTGGCAAGTTGATGGAGGACTTTATCCGGCCTATATCCAAAG TTTTCTTTTCTGATGTGGGTGGATCTACATTGGATTCTCATCATGGTTTTGTTGTTGAATATGGAATTGACAGGGACGTTGAGCTTG GTTTCCACGTGGACGATTCAGAAGTCACCTTAAATGTTTGCTTGGGTAAACAATTTTCTGGAGGGGACTTGTTTTTTCGAGGTGTTAGGTGTGATAAGCATGTCAATACAGAAACCCAGTCAGAT GAAATTTTGGATTATTCACATGTTCCGGGACGTGCTGTTCTTCATCGTGGGCGCCATAGGCATGGTGCAAGAGCCACAACATCTGGTCAACGATTCAACTTACTTTTGTGGTGTAGAAG TTCGGTCTTTCGTGAGCTAAGGAAATATCAGAAAGATTTCTCAATCTGGTGTGGAGAGTGCCAACGTGAGAAAAAAGAACGTCAGCGTGTCTCGATATCTGCTACCAAACAG GAACTGCTGAAGAGAGAAGGGAAACCTGGCACATAA